From a single Lolium rigidum isolate FL_2022 chromosome 7, APGP_CSIRO_Lrig_0.1, whole genome shotgun sequence genomic region:
- the LOC124675900 gene encoding serine racemase: MGSKDDDSQITEGQGYAADINSIREAQARIAPYVHKTPILSSTSIDAIAGKQLFFKCECFQKAGAFKIRGASNSIFALDDDQASKGVVTHSSGNHAAAVALAAKLRGIPAYIVIPKNAPACKVENVNRYGGQVIWSDANMESRESIARRVQEETGAVLVHPFNDKYTISGQGTVSLELLEQVPEIDTIIVPISGGGLISGVALAAKAINPSIRILAAEPKGADDSAQSKAAGRIIKLATTNTIADGLRAFLGDLTWPVVRDLVDDIIVVDDNAIVDAMKMCYETLKVAVEPSGAIGLAAVLSDEFKQSSAYHESSKIGIIVSGGNVDLRVLWDSLYK, from the exons ATGGGGAGCAAAGATGACGATAGTCAGATCACCGAAGGCCAGGGCTATGCTGCGGACATCAATTCCATCAGAGAGGCGCAGGCCCGCATCGCCCCATACGTGCACAAGACACCCATTCTGTCGTCGACATCTATCGATGCCATTGCCGGGAAGCAGTTGTTCTTTAAGTGTGAATGCTTCCAGAAGGC AGGGGCATTCAAGATCCGAGGGGCATCCAATTCAATATTTGCCCTTGATGATGACCAGGCATCAAAGGGTGTCGTGACACATAGCAG TGGGAATCATGCTGCTGCTGTGGCTCTAGCTGCAAAGTTGCGTGGCATTCCTGCTTACATTGTCATACCCAAAAATGCACCAGCGTGTAAGGTTGAAAACGTTAATCGTTATGGTGGTCAAGTTATCTGGAGTGATGCCAATATGGAATCAAGAGAATCTATCGCTAGAAGAGTCCAGGAGGAGACTGGTGCTGTTCTTGTTCATCCATTCAATGATAAGTACACTATCAG TGGTCAGGGTACAGTATCCCTTGAACTTTTGGAGCAAGTCCCTGAGATCGACACGATAATCGTTCCAATTAGTG GCGGTGGTTTGATATCTGGTGTGGCACTGGCTGCAAAGGCCATAAATCCTTCAATACGTattctagcagcagaaccaaaggGTGCTGATGATTCAGCCCAGTCCAAAGCTGCCGGACGGATCATCAAACTAGCTACAACCAACACGATTGCTGATGGACTACGAGCTTTTCTCGGTGACTTGACATG GCCGGTGGTGCGTGACTTGGTGGATGATATCATCGTCGTGGATGACAATGCAATTGTGGATGCCATGAAAATGTGCTACGAGACGCTGAAGGTGGCTGTGGAGCCTAGCGGAGCCATTGGCCTTGCCGCTGTGCTCTCTGACGAGTTCAAGCAAAGCTCTGCTTATCATGAGAGCAGCAAGATAGGGATCATTGTTTCTGGAGGGAATGTGGATCTCCGTGTGCTATGGGATTCTCTGTATAAATGA
- the LOC124674319 gene encoding uncharacterized protein LOC124674319, with protein MPNKRQREAKKRFREANPGLCPPAPAPAADGTKKKKSKKSMFKKVKKPDAGRGGSGRSKHPLRVPGMRPGEQCFICKSTDHAAKNCPEKSLWDRNKICLHCRERGHSLKNCPEKSDGNLNLKKFCYNCGESGHSLSKCTLPIENGGTNFASCFVCKQQGHLSKDCPENKHGIYPKGGCCKICGEVTHLARHCPNKRQHDFTSSMDDGMVNTEGVHQEDHALRGGDDLEDDFIDEEEPKPANSASGMAVSDECKLKFQELKAKRSFRFITFKINEHTQQVVVDKLGQPGDTYADFAATMPEGECRYAVFDFDFVTDENCQKSKIFFISWSPDTSKTRSKMLYASSKDRFKRELDGIQVELQATDPSEMSMDIVKSRAL; from the exons ATGCCGAACAAGCGTCAGAGGGAGGCGAAGAAGCGCTTCCGCGAGGCGAATCCCGGCCTCTGTCCGCCGGCGCCCGCCCCTGCCGCCGATggcaccaagaagaagaagagcaagaagagCATGTTCAAGAAAGTGAAGAAGCCGGACGCTGGACGCGGCGGATCAGGGAGGTCGAAGCACCCGCTGCGGGTTCCCGGGATGCGGCCCGGGGAGCAGTGCTTCATCTGCAAGTCCACCGACCACGCGGCCAAGAACTGCCCCGAGAAGTCCCTCTGGGACAGGAATAAG ATCTGCTTGCACTGCAGGGAACGGGGGCATAGTCTGAAGAACTGCCCTGAGAAAAGTGATGGGAATTTGAATTTGAAGAAATTCTGCTATAACTGTGGTGAATCTGGACATTCCCTTTCCAAGTGCACCCTGCCCATTGAAAATG GCGGTACGAATTTTGCGAGCTGCTTTGTCTGCAAACAGCAGGGACATTTGAGCAAAGATTGTCCTGAAAACAAGCATGGCATCTATCCAAAG GGTGGTTGCTGTAAGATATGTGGTGAAGTTACACATTTGGCCAGGCATTGTCCAAACAAACGGCAACATGACTTCACTTCCTCTATGGATGATG GTATGGTGAACACGGAGGGAGTCCACCAGGAAGACCATGCTCTGCGGGGTGGAGATGATCTTGAAGATGATTTCATCGACGAAGAAGAACCAAAACCC GCGAACTCTGCGTCGGGGATGGCGGTGAGTGACGAGTGCAAGCTCAAGTTCCAGGAGCTCAAGGCGAAGCGGAGCTTCCGGTTCATCACGTTCAAGATCAACGAACATACGCAGCAGGTGGTGGTGGACAAGCTGGGGCAGCCCGGCGACACCTACGCCGACTTCGCCGCCACCATGCCCGAGGGCGAGTGCCGCTACGCCGTCTTTGACTTCGACTTCGTCACCGACGAGAACTGCCAGAAGAGCAAGATCTTCTTCATCTCCTG GTCCCCGGACACCTCGAAGACGAGGAGCAAGATGCTGTACGCCAGCTCCAAGGACCGGTTCAAGAGGGAGCTGGACGGCATCCAGGTGGAGCTGCAGGCCACCGACCCCAGCGAGATGAGCATGGACATTGTCAAGTCCAGAGCCCTCTGA